The genomic interval GGGCATGTGTATATAGGTCTGCCACTGCCTAAAGATTTCCAAAGCCATTGAAAGGGCTGGTTCTTCAGCCACCCTCCCGTACATTGGCTCTACTGGCTCAACTGCTATTTTAAAACACAAAATCATGAAGACTATTGTCGCTGAAAGCTTGTGAAGTGGAGAGGTAATCCATGCACAGATGCATTGCATGAAATTGTTAAGCTCAATGGCTGCTGTGGGCTCATCCAAGTCGCCATGCGTTGCTCAGGCTGATACACGCAAGCTTTTGTTTTTGCTCAGTAACAGGATTGCATACTCTGAAGGGCACTAAAGGAGttacaatagaaaaaaaatgtCCCACGAGTGTCAGAAACATGTCTGCCCTAATTTAATTTAAAGTTTGTAATTAAACATTCAAGTTTGATTTAGAAGAGATTAACTTACAGGCTTGCTCATTTATAAGTTcatcataatcatatttaatgtgctTAGTAGTTAATTCATTAAATAAGATGATATCCCAGCCTATTGTTAAAAGTCAGCTCAAGATCTTCCCAGCCAATTGTTAAAATTGTGTTAAAAGATAATATCCTGCATGCTTGCATATATTTTGGTCATAAGATGATACCCATTGAAAGAAACAAGTTGAAACAATAACAATGTGAGCGCAAAATCCATGGAAGAGTGATTATGAGAGCAAAAACCAGCATTGTCATTCCAAATACAGGACAAAAGATGGTTCTATACTAAACAAAACTGAGTCAATAATAATATTGGTGAGTTACGAACATATTTATTGGGCTACATTTATTTCAGAACTTGAATATCAAggcttcttgtttttattttcaattttcatggcCTCAATAGGCTTGCTCATCTTAAAATCAGTAACAGCCTTGTCAAAGGTGTTTCTCACATGCTGGCACATCAGCGACAGATCCTGGCATGCATCTTTCACTACCTCAGCAGCTGGATCGCCTGTCAAATatccagcagcagcagcagcaagaaAAATAAACATAAGATAGGTTAGAATAATAGCAGACTTGAAGGACCAAAATTTCCACACAAACCAAAAGAGACATCCAAGGACAACCTTAAACAAAATGTGTAACATATGCTTCTAACTGGACATAAGAATGTAATGTTACCTGTTGTCTGTACTCTGATATTAACTCGGGCCTCTGAAGGATGAGGAATGCTATAACCACAAAACATCACCCTAGGACTGCAAAGATAAAATCACTACAGAATGTTTAGGAAAAATGCATCAAACAAGGAGCAAAGAAAAAGAATTAATACAATGCTATATAACTAATTTGGACGCATCTTCCATTGTTTATTCACtttgtttttcaaatatgaataaattgtaattttttttaataactacACGATTTTTCCATCTTGAGATCAGAATTCAGCCTGAGATTTTTGCTAGGTCTCCTTGACTGGATCATCCCTAAAATTTTATTTCTTCTGCATATTTCAATTACCAATGCATTCGATCGTACTGTCTCCCTTTTCGGATTGTTTCCTCTTCCCTAGGACTTCTTTTTTTCTCTATCCCAGTACGATTTTATCTTTTTCTGCACATTGCATGAGTTGCCACCTAGTTTTATAAATTTAATCCAGCATAGAATAAACACTAGAAAGGCTGATAGTATTCAGTTGTCATCTGAACGCGACGGAGTAAAATGTGGGTTTCTTTTCACAGCTTGATGAATAAGTACTGAAAAACcaagatattcaaaaaaaaaggaaaagaaaatgagTGGATCATAACTTTGTAAGCACCCTCATTTCATTCCCAGCAAGTAATGGCATAGCTCGAAATACATTTTTGAAGGGGCTGTACTAAACTTATATCTATGTAATTCCAAGTATGTAACTGTCAATGTCGCAGCTCATTAATGTAATTATTGATTTAAAGAGATTGCAAAACAATACCACATTGATTTACACACTGCATTTTTCTTAAAATGTAATCAAGTCCATGTTCAATAGTATTGAGCCATTTGAAAAAGTACGAGCACGGGGT from Malania oleifera isolate guangnan ecotype guangnan chromosome 9, ASM2987363v1, whole genome shotgun sequence carries:
- the LOC131164022 gene encoding uncharacterized protein LOC131164022, producing MEYGSFKDPSAATFSLSDEDHTLANSVRFTLNQDPRVMFCGYSIPHPSEARVNIRVQTTGDPAAEVVKDACQDLSLMCQHVRNTFDKAVTDFKMSKPIEAMKIENKNKKP